A region of Paractinoplanes abujensis DNA encodes the following proteins:
- a CDS encoding zinc-dependent alcohol dehydrogenase has translation MLVSRLHAAGDVRLHDEDRPVPDGADERLVEVTAVGVCGSDLHWFTEGAIGDAAVARPLVLGHEMAGIIRGGPDDGVRVAIDPAIPCERCEPCREGDVNLCLNIVFAGHGACDGGLRQFMAWPAHRLHRLPDTVSDDEGALLEPLGVALHALDLSHLRMASTVAVVGCGPIGLLLIQLARRHGATRVVAAEPLPHRMAAAERFGAERADPSEATADVVFEVSGSEEAVDTALRLAKPGARVILVGIPDGDRTSFSAAVARRKGLSLVLARRMGEVYPRAIALTAQGLVDLKPLATDVFPLKDVNAALTTAADRTGLKVLIHPHD, from the coding sequence ATGCTCGTTTCACGTCTGCACGCCGCCGGAGACGTCCGCCTTCACGACGAGGACCGCCCGGTGCCGGACGGAGCTGACGAACGGCTCGTCGAGGTCACGGCGGTCGGGGTGTGCGGTTCCGACCTGCACTGGTTCACCGAGGGTGCGATCGGCGACGCGGCGGTGGCGCGGCCGCTCGTGCTCGGGCACGAGATGGCGGGCATCATTCGCGGCGGACCGGACGACGGCGTACGCGTGGCGATCGATCCCGCCATTCCGTGCGAGCGTTGCGAGCCGTGCCGCGAGGGCGACGTCAACCTGTGCCTGAACATCGTCTTCGCCGGGCACGGCGCCTGCGACGGCGGCCTGCGGCAGTTCATGGCGTGGCCGGCCCACCGCCTGCACCGGCTGCCCGACACGGTCTCGGACGACGAGGGGGCTTTGCTCGAACCGCTGGGCGTTGCTCTGCACGCGCTCGACCTTTCTCATCTGCGCATGGCGTCAACGGTCGCCGTCGTCGGGTGCGGCCCGATCGGCCTGCTGCTCATCCAGCTGGCCCGGCGGCACGGCGCCACCCGCGTCGTGGCGGCCGAGCCGTTGCCGCATCGAATGGCCGCCGCCGAGCGGTTCGGAGCAGAGCGCGCCGACCCGTCCGAAGCGACGGCCGATGTGGTTTTCGAGGTGTCCGGCTCCGAGGAGGCCGTCGACACGGCGTTGCGGCTGGCCAAGCCGGGCGCCCGGGTGATCCTGGTCGGCATCCCCGACGGCGATCGCACGTCGTTCAGTGCTGCGGTGGCCCGCCGCAAGGGCCTCAGCCTGGTTCTGGCCCGCCGGATGGGCGAGGTCTACCCCCGCGCGATCGCCCTCACCGCGCAGGGGCTGGTCGATCTGAAGCCGCTGGCCACCGACGTCTTCCCCCTCAAGGATGTCAACGCCGCCCTCACCACCGCGGCGGACCGGACCGGGCTGAAGGTGCTCATCCACCCCCACGACTGA
- a CDS encoding LysR family transcriptional regulator: MDVSVDALTSFAVFAEHLNFTRAAEQLHISQPALHVKVRKLAESLGRPLYRRDGRRLVLTADGETVARFARAHDERLAHFLSEFSGAARTRPVVLAAGQGAYLYLLGDTIRTMSAGERTRLRLINCDHRQMLAAVRSGHAHVGVSVLDVLPDDLTAAPLATFPQVLLVPTGHRLARRRSVTMRDLAGESLVVPPSPRPQRILLEQGLRSAGADWTVAVEAEGWPLITHFVTLGVGLAIVNGCVPVPRGLTAKPVTDLPSVTYHVVHRPEATDDPRVTALLDAFPW, from the coding sequence ATGGATGTGTCGGTCGATGCGCTCACCTCGTTCGCGGTCTTCGCCGAGCACCTCAACTTCACCCGCGCCGCCGAACAACTGCACATCTCTCAGCCCGCTCTGCACGTGAAGGTCCGCAAGCTCGCGGAATCGCTGGGCCGTCCGCTCTATCGACGGGACGGCCGCCGGTTGGTGCTCACCGCCGACGGCGAAACGGTGGCCCGGTTCGCACGCGCACACGATGAGCGGCTCGCGCACTTCCTGAGCGAGTTCAGCGGGGCGGCACGAACCCGGCCGGTCGTTCTCGCCGCAGGCCAGGGCGCCTACCTCTACCTGCTCGGCGACACCATCCGCACCATGTCGGCCGGCGAGCGCACCCGGCTGCGCCTGATCAACTGCGATCACCGCCAGATGCTCGCCGCCGTCCGGAGCGGCCACGCGCATGTGGGCGTGAGCGTCCTGGACGTCCTGCCCGACGACCTCACCGCGGCCCCGCTGGCTACATTCCCGCAGGTGCTGCTGGTCCCCACCGGCCACCGCCTGGCCCGGCGCCGCTCGGTCACCATGCGGGACCTGGCCGGCGAGAGCTTGGTGGTGCCGCCGTCCCCCCGTCCTCAGCGGATCCTGCTCGAACAAGGCCTCCGATCGGCGGGCGCCGACTGGACGGTGGCGGTCGAGGCCGAGGGCTGGCCCCTGATCACGCACTTCGTCACTCTCGGCGTCGGCCTGGCCATCGTGAACGGCTGCGTCCCGGTCCCCCGCGGCCTGACCGCCAAGCCCGTCACGGACCTGCCGTCGGTCACCTACCACGTTGTCCACCGGCCCGAGGCCACCGACGATCCCCGAGTCACCGCCCTCCTGGACGCCTTCCCCTGGTAG
- a CDS encoding LacI family DNA-binding transcriptional regulator — protein MAQRRATLADVAAEAGVSKAAVSRVINDAPGVSARTREHVRQVISDLQYRPDPVARALASGHGDVVELVIVDETSVFGTSPYYGRVTAGILQELAGSNAQLRVHVVDEQSTAALLNRIAASVSLGVLLINVPRALAEEFYRRCDRVVTMGPTVPGLPFVGLENPEGAYAAVQHLHETGRRRIAALHGPEGNSCAEGRREGYRRAVKDLDLPDISATGKFRREAGYELTQRLLAENPDLDAIFAGCDLLATGAMQALSDAGRRIPQDVAVVGFDDSVIAACANPPMSSVHQPVEQMAAAATRALINRQIVQHWRCVFPAQLQIRQSTAL, from the coding sequence ATGGCGCAGAGGAGAGCGACGCTGGCGGACGTCGCAGCGGAAGCCGGCGTGTCCAAGGCGGCCGTCTCCCGGGTGATCAACGACGCGCCCGGAGTGTCCGCGCGGACCCGTGAGCACGTGCGCCAGGTGATCTCCGACCTTCAGTATCGGCCTGATCCGGTCGCTCGCGCGCTCGCGTCCGGCCACGGCGACGTGGTAGAGCTCGTCATCGTCGACGAGACGTCAGTGTTCGGCACGAGCCCTTACTACGGCCGTGTCACCGCCGGCATCCTGCAGGAGCTGGCGGGCAGCAATGCGCAACTACGGGTGCACGTCGTCGACGAACAGAGCACTGCCGCGCTGCTCAATCGCATCGCGGCGTCGGTGAGCCTCGGCGTCCTGCTGATCAACGTGCCCCGCGCGCTGGCCGAGGAGTTCTACCGCCGGTGCGACCGGGTGGTCACGATGGGCCCGACCGTGCCCGGGCTCCCGTTCGTCGGTCTGGAGAACCCCGAGGGTGCGTACGCTGCTGTGCAGCACCTGCATGAAACCGGGCGCCGCCGGATCGCCGCGCTGCACGGCCCGGAAGGCAACTCCTGCGCCGAGGGCCGCCGTGAGGGCTACCGGCGCGCGGTCAAAGACCTCGACCTCCCCGACATCTCGGCGACGGGCAAGTTCCGGCGCGAGGCCGGTTACGAGCTGACCCAACGACTCCTCGCCGAAAACCCGGACCTCGACGCGATCTTCGCCGGCTGCGACCTGCTGGCCACCGGCGCGATGCAGGCACTGAGCGACGCCGGCCGCCGCATCCCGCAGGACGTCGCCGTCGTCGGCTTCGACGACAGCGTGATCGCCGCCTGCGCCAATCCGCCCATGTCGTCGGTGCACCAGCCGGTCGAACAGATGGCCGCAGCGGCCACCCGCGCCTTGATCAACCGCCAGATCGTCCAGCACTGGCGCTGCGTCTTCCCGGCCCAGCTGCAGATCCGCCAGAGCACAGCCCTCTGA
- a CDS encoding ArsR/SmtB family transcription factor, which translates to MENSDLESVAQEVFAALADPSRRAILAELAAGGPATATDLAAKVPITRQAVAKHLTLLAEAGLVVAEPGERRRVRYRLDSAPMKVAQQFLAALARDWDGPLAALRDHLG; encoded by the coding sequence ATGGAAAACTCTGACCTGGAGTCGGTGGCGCAGGAGGTCTTCGCGGCCCTGGCCGACCCGAGCCGGCGGGCGATTCTCGCCGAGCTGGCGGCCGGGGGCCCCGCCACTGCAACCGACCTGGCGGCGAAGGTGCCGATCACACGGCAGGCCGTGGCCAAGCACTTGACGTTGCTGGCCGAGGCCGGCCTGGTGGTGGCCGAGCCGGGCGAGCGCCGTCGCGTCCGCTACCGCCTCGACTCGGCCCCCATGAAGGTGGCTCAGCAGTTTCTGGCCGCCCTGGCCCGCGACTGGGACGGCCCGTTGGCCGCGCTCCGTGATCACCTGGGTTGA
- a CDS encoding SRPBCC domain-containing protein: protein MAFPDRIERTLEIAHPVNKVWAALTTAEGLGTWFGNTAEVDLRVGGQAKLTWSSGDTATLTIERVEPTTVFAYTWPIHGLPEGDPRRTYVEFTLASSAGGTTLTMVETGFAQMPEAEHKTAFSGNTEGWTNELGELVAYLDGKL from the coding sequence ATGGCATTCCCCGATCGCATCGAGCGGACGCTCGAGATCGCGCATCCGGTGAACAAGGTCTGGGCGGCTCTGACCACGGCCGAAGGGCTGGGCACCTGGTTCGGCAACACGGCCGAGGTCGACCTCCGCGTCGGCGGGCAGGCCAAGCTCACGTGGAGCAGCGGTGACACCGCGACACTGACGATCGAGCGGGTCGAGCCGACGACCGTGTTCGCCTACACCTGGCCCATCCACGGCCTGCCCGAGGGTGACCCGCGGCGAACCTATGTGGAGTTCACGCTGGCGTCGTCGGCCGGCGGCACTACGCTGACCATGGTCGAAACCGGCTTCGCGCAGATGCCTGAAGCCGAGCACAAGACCGCGTTCTCGGGCAACACCGAGGGCTGGACGAACGAACTGGGTGAGCTGGTCGCGTATCTCGATGGAAAACTCTGA
- the glpK gene encoding glycerol kinase GlpK, translated as MTERYVVAIDQGTTSTRCIVFDRRGQLVSLAQQEHKQYYPRPGWVEHDAAEIWRNVERLGPEALRRAGATIDQVAAVGIANQRETTVIWDRVTGNPVGHAVVWQDTRTDTMVGRLEDAPGAEGVRHRSALPLATYFSGPRVRWMLDNHPGLRERAERGEVLFGTMETWLIWKLTGGLHVTDVTNASRTLLLDVHTLDWSPESLDFFGIPRAMLPEVRPSIGVFGTATAAFPGVRIGAALGDQQAALFGQTCFAPGEAKCTYGTGSFLLLNTGAELVRSTHGLLSTVAYQIKGEPAAYALEGSIAITGSLVQWFRDQLELIASAPEIETLARTVSDNGGCYIVPAFSGLYAPYWRSEARGVIVGLTSYITKGHLARAVLEASAWQTREVVDAMNADSGLALSTLRVDGGMTADNLLMQFVADVLDVPVVRPLAAETVSLGAAYGAGLAVGYWPDLEGLRRNWHRAAQWLPTMEPTKRETEYGNWQRAVSRTFDWIQA; from the coding sequence ATGACCGAGCGCTACGTCGTCGCCATCGACCAGGGCACCACATCGACCCGGTGCATCGTGTTCGACCGGCGTGGCCAGCTCGTCTCCCTGGCCCAGCAGGAGCACAAGCAGTACTACCCGCGGCCCGGCTGGGTCGAGCACGACGCGGCCGAGATCTGGCGCAACGTGGAACGGCTCGGGCCCGAGGCGCTGCGCCGGGCCGGGGCCACGATCGACCAGGTGGCCGCGGTCGGCATCGCCAACCAGCGCGAGACCACCGTGATCTGGGACCGGGTCACCGGCAACCCGGTCGGGCACGCAGTGGTCTGGCAGGACACCCGCACCGACACGATGGTCGGCCGTCTCGAGGACGCGCCCGGCGCCGAGGGCGTACGACACCGGTCCGCCCTGCCGCTGGCCACGTACTTCTCGGGCCCACGGGTGCGGTGGATGCTCGACAACCACCCCGGACTGCGCGAACGCGCAGAACGGGGCGAAGTGCTGTTCGGCACGATGGAGACCTGGCTGATCTGGAAACTGACCGGTGGGCTGCATGTCACCGACGTGACGAACGCCAGTCGCACACTTCTGCTCGATGTGCACACTCTTGACTGGTCGCCCGAGTCGCTCGACTTCTTCGGCATCCCGCGCGCGATGCTGCCTGAGGTCCGCCCGTCGATCGGCGTCTTCGGCACGGCCACGGCGGCCTTCCCCGGCGTCCGGATCGGCGCGGCGCTCGGCGACCAGCAGGCGGCCCTATTCGGTCAGACCTGCTTCGCGCCCGGCGAGGCCAAATGCACCTACGGAACGGGCAGCTTCCTGCTGCTCAACACCGGCGCGGAACTGGTGCGCTCGACCCACGGCCTGCTCAGCACCGTCGCCTACCAGATCAAAGGAGAACCGGCCGCGTACGCCCTGGAAGGCTCGATCGCGATCACCGGCTCGCTGGTCCAATGGTTCCGCGACCAGCTCGAACTGATCGCCAGCGCGCCCGAGATCGAAACGCTGGCGCGGACAGTGTCGGACAACGGCGGTTGCTACATCGTGCCCGCCTTCTCCGGCCTCTACGCCCCCTACTGGCGCAGCGAGGCGCGCGGCGTGATCGTCGGTCTGACCTCGTACATCACCAAAGGCCACCTGGCCCGGGCCGTGCTCGAGGCGAGCGCCTGGCAGACGCGCGAGGTCGTCGACGCGATGAACGCCGACTCCGGCCTGGCCCTGTCCACCTTGCGCGTAGACGGCGGAATGACTGCCGACAACCTGCTCATGCAGTTCGTCGCGGACGTGCTCGACGTCCCCGTGGTGCGCCCCCTGGCCGCCGAGACCGTGTCGTTGGGTGCCGCTTACGGTGCCGGCTTGGCGGTCGGCTACTGGCCCGACCTCGAGGGCCTGCGCCGCAACTGGCACCGAGCCGCCCAGTGGCTCCCCACGATGGAGCCCACCAAGCGCGAAACCGAATACGGCAACTGGCAGCGCGCAGTCTCACGCACCTTCGACTGGATCCAGGCCTGA
- a CDS encoding IclR family transcriptional regulator, which translates to MPGTVQSIERAAAVLRLLAGGTGRLSLAEISRSLDLAKGTVHGILQTLRKVGFVEQDRASGHYQLGAAMLRLGTGYLDVNELRSRSINWADPLAARSGEAVRIGTVLEGQVLVVHHVFRPDDTFQTLDVGSLLPIHATALGKALIAYGAPVPNRLDRFTSRTLVSHRELAGALREVREAGWSSDIEEHTPGEASIAAPIRAYGGLVVGAIGISGHVERLCDSRYRPRPPLVANVRDAARAVSRDLGATRR; encoded by the coding sequence GTGCCGGGAACAGTGCAGTCCATCGAGCGCGCCGCGGCCGTCCTGCGGTTGCTCGCGGGCGGCACCGGGCGGCTGTCCCTGGCCGAGATCTCCCGCTCGCTCGACCTGGCCAAGGGCACCGTGCACGGCATCCTGCAGACATTGCGCAAAGTGGGCTTCGTCGAGCAGGATCGCGCATCGGGCCACTATCAGCTCGGGGCGGCCATGCTGCGCCTGGGCACGGGCTATCTCGACGTCAACGAACTGCGCTCCCGCTCGATCAACTGGGCCGACCCGCTCGCCGCGCGCAGCGGGGAGGCCGTACGGATCGGCACCGTCCTGGAGGGGCAGGTGCTGGTCGTCCATCACGTCTTCCGGCCCGACGACACCTTTCAAACGCTCGACGTGGGCAGCCTGCTGCCGATCCACGCGACGGCGCTGGGCAAGGCGCTGATCGCGTACGGGGCCCCGGTGCCGAACCGCCTCGACCGCTTCACCAGCCGCACCCTCGTCAGCCACCGCGAGCTGGCCGGGGCACTGCGCGAGGTGCGCGAGGCCGGCTGGAGCTCCGACATCGAGGAACACACGCCCGGCGAGGCATCCATCGCCGCGCCGATCAGGGCGTACGGGGGACTGGTGGTCGGCGCCATCGGCATCTCCGGGCACGTCGAACGGCTCTGCGACAGCCGTTACCGTCCACGGCCCCCGCTGGTGGCCAACGTGCGCGACGCCGCCCGCGCGGTGTCACGTGATCTCGGAGCCACCCGACGCTGA
- a CDS encoding MIP/aquaporin family protein, translating into MAARLKIPGGLFAELAAEFAGTMILILFGVGVVAQVAGAGIGDHDSIAWAWGLGVVLGVYVAGRISGAHLNPAVTVALAVFKGFEWRKVLPYSIAQFLGAFVAALLVRWNYTEVLHAADPGLTIKTQGVFSTLPGNGALPVGEWGAFRDQIIGTAILLFLILAVTDALGTPPQANLAPFIIGLIVVAIGMAWGTNAGYAINPARDFGPRLASFLTGYGGAMRDQTGYLYFWIPIVAPIIGGVLGAGLYQGLIGRFLPGLGAPEPGRLPEQETRESVEARNG; encoded by the coding sequence ATGGCAGCACGATTGAAGATCCCGGGAGGACTCTTCGCCGAACTGGCCGCGGAGTTCGCCGGGACCATGATCCTCATCCTGTTCGGTGTCGGCGTGGTGGCCCAGGTGGCCGGGGCCGGCATCGGAGATCACGACAGCATCGCCTGGGCGTGGGGCCTGGGGGTGGTGCTCGGTGTGTACGTCGCCGGGCGCATCAGCGGGGCGCACCTCAACCCCGCCGTCACCGTCGCGCTGGCGGTCTTCAAAGGCTTCGAGTGGCGCAAGGTGCTCCCGTACAGCATTGCTCAGTTCCTGGGCGCGTTCGTCGCCGCGCTGCTCGTCCGGTGGAACTACACCGAGGTGCTGCACGCGGCCGACCCCGGCCTGACCATCAAGACGCAGGGTGTCTTCTCGACGCTGCCCGGGAACGGGGCGCTGCCGGTCGGCGAGTGGGGCGCGTTCCGCGACCAGATCATCGGCACCGCCATCCTGTTGTTCCTGATCCTGGCGGTCACCGACGCGCTCGGCACTCCCCCGCAGGCCAACCTGGCACCGTTCATCATCGGCCTGATCGTGGTGGCCATCGGCATGGCCTGGGGCACCAACGCCGGCTACGCGATCAACCCCGCGCGCGACTTCGGCCCGCGACTCGCCAGCTTCCTGACAGGCTATGGCGGAGCAATGCGCGACCAGACGGGGTATCTCTATTTCTGGATCCCGATCGTGGCGCCCATCATCGGCGGTGTGCTCGGCGCCGGCCTCTACCAGGGGCTGATCGGCCGATTCCTCCCCGGGCTCGGCGCACCGGAACCGGGACGGCTGCCCGAGCAGGAGACCCGAGAGAGCGTGGAGGCACGTAATGGCTGA
- the glpK gene encoding glycerol kinase GlpK yields MADFVGAVDQGTTSTRFMIFDHGGNEVARHQLEHEQILPQAGWVEHNPAEIWERTVTVIRTAMQKANLGATDLAALGVTNQRETAVVWDRTSGRPYYNAIVWQDTRTDRIASALDRDGRGDVIRRKAGLPPATYFSGGKIQWILENVDGVREAAERGDAIFGNTDSWVLWNMTGGVDGGKHLTDVTNASRTMLMNLETLDWDDELLGFFNIPRSMLPEIRPSSDPNTYGVARWPGSLGGEVPLTGDLGDQQAATVGQVCFSPGEAKNTYGTGNFMLLNTGNELVRSENGLLTTVCYKFGDAAPVYALEGSIAVTGSAVQWLRDQLHIIKDAAESERLASEVQDNGGVFFVPAFSGLFAPYWRSDARGAIVGLSRFNTSAHIARATLESICYQSRDVVDAMAQDSGVTLDVLKVDGGITANNLAMQIQADVLGVPVSRPVVAETTALGAAYAAGLAVGFWKNTDELRENWNESQRWQPQWSEEQRAEGYGKWKKAVERTLDWVDVD; encoded by the coding sequence ATGGCTGACTTCGTCGGCGCCGTCGACCAGGGCACGACCAGCACCCGTTTCATGATCTTCGATCACGGCGGCAACGAGGTGGCCCGCCACCAGCTCGAACACGAGCAGATCCTGCCGCAGGCGGGCTGGGTCGAGCACAATCCGGCCGAGATCTGGGAGCGGACGGTCACGGTCATCCGCACGGCGATGCAGAAGGCCAACCTGGGCGCGACCGACCTGGCCGCGCTGGGCGTGACCAATCAGCGCGAGACCGCGGTGGTATGGGACCGCACGAGCGGCCGGCCGTACTACAACGCGATCGTCTGGCAGGACACGCGCACCGACCGGATCGCCTCGGCGCTCGATCGGGACGGCCGCGGCGACGTGATCCGCCGCAAGGCCGGCCTGCCGCCCGCCACGTACTTCAGCGGCGGCAAGATCCAGTGGATTCTGGAGAACGTCGATGGGGTCCGGGAGGCGGCCGAGCGCGGCGACGCGATCTTCGGCAACACCGACAGCTGGGTGCTGTGGAACATGACCGGCGGCGTCGACGGCGGCAAACACCTGACCGACGTGACCAACGCCAGCCGCACGATGCTGATGAACCTGGAGACGCTCGACTGGGACGACGAGCTGCTCGGTTTCTTCAACATCCCGCGCTCGATGCTGCCCGAGATCCGTCCGTCGTCCGACCCCAACACGTACGGGGTGGCGCGGTGGCCCGGTTCGCTCGGCGGCGAGGTGCCGCTCACCGGTGACCTCGGAGACCAGCAGGCGGCCACGGTCGGGCAGGTGTGCTTCTCGCCCGGCGAGGCCAAGAACACGTACGGCACTGGAAACTTCATGCTCCTCAACACGGGCAACGAGCTCGTACGCAGCGAGAACGGCCTGCTCACGACGGTTTGCTACAAGTTCGGCGACGCCGCGCCGGTCTACGCACTGGAGGGTTCGATCGCGGTCACCGGGTCGGCCGTGCAGTGGTTGCGCGACCAGTTGCACATCATCAAGGACGCGGCCGAAAGTGAGCGTTTGGCGTCCGAGGTGCAGGACAACGGCGGCGTCTTCTTCGTGCCCGCCTTCTCCGGCCTGTTCGCGCCTTACTGGCGTTCGGATGCGCGCGGGGCGATCGTCGGGCTGTCCCGCTTCAACACGAGCGCACACATCGCACGGGCCACGCTCGAGTCCATCTGCTATCAGAGCCGCGACGTCGTCGACGCCATGGCCCAGGACTCCGGCGTGACGCTCGACGTGCTCAAGGTGGACGGCGGCATCACGGCCAACAACCTGGCCATGCAGATCCAGGCCGACGTGCTCGGGGTGCCGGTCAGCCGGCCGGTCGTGGCCGAGACCACCGCGCTCGGCGCCGCGTACGCGGCCGGGCTGGCCGTCGGGTTCTGGAAGAACACCGACGAACTGCGCGAGAACTGGAACGAGTCGCAGCGCTGGCAGCCGCAGTGGTCCGAGGAGCAGCGCGCCGAGGGCTACGGTAAGTGGAAGAAAGCCGTCGAACGGACGCTGGACTGGGTGGACGTGGACTGA
- a CDS encoding glycerol-3-phosphate dehydrogenase/oxidase: protein MTVALSPQYRASALAALAGAELDVLVVGGGVVGSGAALDAVTRGLSTGLVEARDLASGTSSRSSKLLHGGLRYLEMLDFGLVREALHERDLSLSRLAPHLARPVKFLYPLKHRAWERAYTATGITLYDTLALGGGMPRHRHLTRTGALRVCPALRKDALVGALQYYDAQVDDARHTMFLARTAAAYGAHVASRTEVVGFLREGERVTGVRVKDLEFDRTFEVRAQQVINATGVWTDDTQALVGERGQFHVRASKGIHLVVPRDRIQSSTGLILRTEKSVLFVIPWGRHWIVGTTDTDWSLDKAHPAASSTDIDYLLEHVNSVLSTPLSRTDVQGVYAGLRPLLSGESEATSQLSREHMVGSPVPGLVVVAGGKYTTYRVMAKDAVDACVHGLGRSVPPSCTDRVPLLGADGYPALWNQRRVLASRSGLHVARVEHLLGRYGSLVHEVLGLIEADKSLGQALTGADDYLRAEVVYAAGHEGARHLEDVLTRRTRISIETFDRGTECAQETADLMAGVLGWTAEQTAREVENYRVRVEAERGSQEQPDDETADATRLGAPDVVPVSD from the coding sequence ATGACTGTCGCTCTCTCCCCGCAGTATCGGGCCTCGGCCCTGGCCGCGCTGGCCGGCGCCGAGCTCGACGTCCTGGTGGTGGGCGGTGGAGTGGTCGGCTCCGGGGCGGCGCTGGACGCCGTCACCCGGGGCCTGTCCACCGGCCTGGTCGAGGCGCGCGACCTCGCGTCGGGCACGTCGAGCCGTTCGAGCAAACTGCTGCACGGCGGCCTGCGCTACCTCGAGATGCTCGACTTCGGCCTGGTGCGGGAGGCGCTGCACGAACGCGACCTGAGCCTGTCGCGTCTGGCCCCGCACCTGGCGCGGCCCGTGAAGTTCCTCTATCCGCTCAAGCACCGCGCCTGGGAACGCGCATACACGGCCACCGGCATCACGCTCTACGACACGTTGGCGCTGGGCGGCGGCATGCCGCGGCACCGGCATCTGACTCGCACCGGCGCTCTACGAGTGTGTCCGGCGTTGCGCAAGGATGCTCTGGTCGGTGCGTTGCAGTACTACGACGCGCAAGTGGACGACGCCCGGCACACCATGTTCCTGGCCCGCACGGCGGCGGCTTACGGGGCGCACGTCGCCTCGCGCACCGAAGTTGTCGGTTTCCTGCGCGAAGGTGAGCGCGTCACCGGCGTACGGGTGAAAGACCTGGAATTCGACCGTACGTTCGAGGTGCGCGCGCAGCAGGTGATCAATGCGACCGGCGTGTGGACGGACGACACGCAGGCGCTGGTCGGCGAGCGCGGTCAGTTCCACGTACGCGCGTCGAAGGGCATCCACCTGGTCGTGCCGCGCGACCGCATCCAGTCGTCGACCGGGCTCATCCTGCGCACCGAGAAGAGCGTGCTGTTCGTGATCCCGTGGGGGCGGCACTGGATCGTCGGGACGACCGACACCGATTGGTCGCTCGACAAGGCGCATCCGGCGGCGTCCAGCACGGACATCGACTATCTGCTCGAACATGTCAACTCCGTGCTCTCGACGCCGCTTTCGCGCACCGACGTGCAAGGTGTGTACGCCGGGTTGCGTCCGTTGTTGTCCGGCGAGTCGGAGGCGACGTCCCAGTTGTCGCGTGAGCACATGGTGGGCAGCCCGGTGCCGGGGCTGGTCGTGGTGGCCGGCGGCAAGTACACGACGTACCGGGTGATGGCCAAGGACGCGGTGGACGCGTGCGTGCACGGTCTCGGCCGTTCGGTGCCGCCGTCGTGCACGGACAGGGTGCCGCTGCTGGGGGCCGACGGCTATCCCGCGCTGTGGAATCAGCGGAGAGTGCTCGCTTCCCGTTCGGGGCTGCACGTTGCGCGCGTCGAGCACTTGCTCGGACGGTACGGATCGCTTGTGCACGAGGTGCTCGGACTGATCGAGGCGGACAAGTCGCTGGGGCAGGCACTCACCGGAGCCGACGACTACCTGCGGGCGGAGGTCGTCTACGCCGCCGGGCACGAAGGTGCGCGCCACCTGGAGGACGTCCTGACCCGGCGTACGCGGATCTCGATCGAGACGTTCGACCGGGGCACGGAATGTGCGCAGGAAACGGCCGATCTGATGGCCGGGGTGCTCGGATGGACAGCCGAGCAGACCGCGCGGGAGGTGGAGAACTACCGCGTACGGGTGGAGGCCGAACGTGGATCGCAGGAGCAGCCCGACGACGAGACCGCCGACGCCACCCGGCTCGGCGCGCCCGACGTAGTACCCGTGTCGGACTGA